Proteins from one Ipomoea triloba cultivar NCNSP0323 chromosome 1, ASM357664v1 genomic window:
- the LOC116016367 gene encoding DNA repair protein RAD5B-like: protein MGEWQFFSPLAASTRDAMGLGKTVMTIALILARLGKGNQEFAEDMAITQHSRNRRIKGGTLIVCPMALLGQWKDELEAHSKPDSISVFVHYGGYISKP from the exons ATGGGGGAATGgcaatttttttctcctttagcGGCCTCCACTAGGG ATGCTATGGGCCTGGGGAAAACTGTAATGACAATTGCTCTAATACTTGCCAGGCTGGGCAAGGGTAATCAAGAATTTGCTGAGGATATGGCTATTACTCAGCATTCTAGGAACAGAAGGATTAAAGGTGGCACTCTCATTGTTTGTCCTATGGCATTACTTGGTCAATGGAAG GATGAACTTGAAGCCCATTCAAAGCCAGATAGCATTTCTGTTTTTGTTCATTATGGTGGGTACATAAGTAAACCCTAG